A single region of the Triticum dicoccoides isolate Atlit2015 ecotype Zavitan chromosome 2B, WEW_v2.0, whole genome shotgun sequence genome encodes:
- the LOC119367573 gene encoding uncharacterized protein LOC119367573, producing MADAPHEPREATHSSTPEAADDFEFRVLSTGGLVSAGAAAADDMCVADELFSHGKLLPLRPSSTASADAPTVVLLPRSESVASTAGFGSRSDCRSASSSGSSSGCVSRSHSSKSASSDHAAAPPRRSLSSSLFYAHPSPSPQLRSRPRRSTGSAPPPAGWGIIRLGVVGAPDVYPPRCADGAKITAASRGGSGRSARFEQAASAIERSFRKHGAGLFGDGFGCKCSPDVVESVKLPPASRKSGLADENVKRGRGGRRIRILDWLEELSITKARK from the coding sequence ATGGCAGACGCCCCTCACGAGCCCCGCGAAGCCACCCACAGCTCCACCCCCGAGGCGGCCGACGACTTCGAGTTCCGCGTCCTGTCCACCGGCGGCCTTGTCTCGGCCGGCGCGGCCGCGGCCGACGACATGTGCGTGGCCGACGAGCTCTTCTCCCACGGCAAGCTCCTCCCGCTCCGCCCCTCGTCAACCGCCTCCGCCGACGCCCCCACCGTTGTCCTGCTTCCGCGGTCCGAGTCCGTCGCGTCCACCGCGGGCTTCGGCTCGCGCTCCGACTGCCGGAGCGCGAGttccagcggcagcagcagcggctgcgTCAGCCGCAGCCACTCGTCCAAGAGCGCCTCCTCCGaccacgccgccgcgccgccgcggagGTCCCTGTCGAGCAGCCTGTTCTACGCGCACCCGAGCCCGTCGCCGCAGCTGCGCTCGCGGCCGCGCCGGAGCACGGGGTCGGCCCCGCCGCCCGCCGGGTGGGGCATCATACGCCTCGGCGTCGTCGGCGCCCCGGACGTGTACCCGCCGCGCTGCGCCGATGGGGCCAAGATCACCGCCGCGTCGAGAGGCGGCAGCGGCAGGAGCGCTAGGTTCGAGCAGGCCGCCAGCGCCATTGAGAGGAGCTTCAGGAAACATGGCGCGGGGCTGTTCGGTGACGGCTTCGGATGCAAGTGCTCGCCGGACGTCGTCGAGTCCGTCAAGCTGCCTCCGGCATCGAGGAAAAGCGGACTCGCGGATGAGAACGTCAAGAGAGGCCGCGGCGGGCGTCGCATCAGGATCCTGGACTGGCTCGAAGAGCTGTCCATCACCAAGGCGAGGAAGTAA